In a genomic window of Vicia villosa cultivar HV-30 ecotype Madison, WI unplaced genomic scaffold, Vvil1.0 ctg.001464F_1_1, whole genome shotgun sequence:
- the LOC131635330 gene encoding uncharacterized protein LOC131635330, with translation MKKKRSSRSLSEPVIALRKKKRTCVNSFQQQQLSFSSTQPEFYLPDDCWEHVFSFIINPVDETEDKNKLYFKSSLSLVSKQFLSITNRLIYSLTIYYPQLCFLPCFFHRLSNLHSLDLWFASSYDLDNNAAIALALRDRPTLKSLSIFGIELKDANYVSSHYVDSFLSLKGLNSLKFRYSKISDDLLYSIAREGLPLKTFVLENCIGYSYHGIYDLLSNCHGIQHLGLQYVDFLNNHHVSRLSLLLPDLVSINLSKCSKLTKSALFTLINNCRSLGEIIMEETAKRNEIQENQALKFKK, from the coding sequence atgaagaagaagagatcTTCTCGATCACTATCTGAACCTGTCATTGctttgagaaagaagaagagaacttGTGTCAATtcttttcaacaacaacaactatcGTTTTCTTCTACACAACCTGAATTTTACTTACCAGATGATTGCTGGGAGCATGTcttttcattcatcatcaatccaGTCGACGAAACCGAAGACAAAAATAAACTCTACTTCAAATCCTCCCTATCTCTCGTCTCTAAACAATTCCTCTCCATCACCAACCGTCTCATATACTCTCTCACTATTTATTATCCACAGCTTTGCTTTCTCCCATGTTTTTTTCATAGATTGTCCAACCTTCATTCTCTTGACCTCTGGTTCGCCTCCTCGTATGATCTCGACAACAATGCAGCCATTGCTTTGGCTCTCCGTGACAGACCAACATTGAAATCATTATCTATTTTCGGAATTGAGCTCAAGGATGCAAACTATGTTTCTTCACATTACGTTGATTCCTTCCTGAGTTTGAAGGGTTTAAATTCTCTTAAGTTTCGGTATTCCAAAATATCCGATGATTTGCTTTACTCTATTGCAAGAGAAGGTCTTCCTTTGAAGACTTTTGTTCTTGAAAATTGTATCGGCTATAGTTATCATGGAATTTATGATTTATTATCCAACTGTCATGGGATACAACATTTGGGTCTTCAATATGTTGATTTTCTAAATAATCATCATGTTTCTAGGTTGTCTTTACTTCTTCCTGATCTAGTATCTATAAACCTTAGTAAATGTTCCAAGCTCACAAAATCAGCTTTGTTTACCCTCATTAACAACTGCCGTTCACTTGGTGAGATCATAATGGAAGAAACTGCTAAAAGAAATGAGATTCAAGAAAACCAAGCCTTAAAGTTCAAAAAATGA